One Arthrobacter sp. StoSoilB19 DNA window includes the following coding sequences:
- a CDS encoding AAA family ATPase, translated as MTPTATVAMTRALGISKEIEDAAWFVLGPGLQGKASPLDGRTRTWSVPAAAELLDRLDRGIADSKAPMMTNLRENLEGATRGAKQLAVELLFLQSLPLAHEVKSLKVKRARVAEAAGWLESPLELPEELYAGMTDHGVIRDRTAEFNWTIWEHLKWLCRFVQNVAQRPASVVQAAIKDPVQFHRLAASTPDDQPAIRRSIEFLAWPSYFEPVVADVERQEIRDAFASLVGGANGDSEEDITADIHRIRLHLDEQAGQRTDWYSRQLVSQWRKVGDPGRRAWLLRTHSDHAELLTAWHGEEKVTLDVEHLRHLDPGVTAGLVQHAVDEDYKHLGYVEREDTKTAVFAFLTVMKPGDLVLYQHAGTVRLGGVLGEPEYNDDNRRLRRKVRWFDDGHTTTSLPRHVQRQLATPGIVVDVTRVVQALQALLPAEAETEPDGDADGAAVVQPVQEGFRPLTQEFAASLHMELEPLQEIADLLEENRQLVLYGPPGTGKTYLAKHLAAELADDTTDERVKLVQFHPSYAYEDFFEGYRPDKTDEGQVSFKLVAGPLRRLAEEAAKPGNEKKPYFLIIDEMNRANLAKVFGELYFLLEYRDDRIYLQYSPNEPFTLPDNLYIIGTMNTADRSIAMMDAAIRRRFSFIELHPQTEPVKGSLLRFLQARQLDTTPALLLDALNGAIDEWDRDLMIGPSYFMKPAAQTPAGLRRIWKYELMPLLEEHYHGQLTRAQLEERFGLDQLLGRVAAR; from the coding sequence ATGACCCCCACTGCCACTGTTGCCATGACCCGCGCCCTCGGCATCTCCAAGGAGATCGAGGATGCGGCGTGGTTCGTGCTGGGGCCCGGTCTCCAAGGCAAGGCTTCACCCCTGGACGGCCGCACCCGGACCTGGTCGGTTCCGGCGGCCGCGGAGTTGCTCGACCGCCTGGACCGGGGCATCGCCGATTCCAAGGCCCCGATGATGACCAACCTCCGCGAGAACCTGGAGGGCGCCACCCGCGGGGCCAAGCAGTTGGCCGTGGAGCTGCTGTTCCTGCAGTCGCTTCCGCTGGCCCACGAAGTGAAGTCGTTGAAGGTCAAGCGCGCCCGCGTGGCCGAGGCCGCGGGCTGGCTTGAGTCGCCGCTGGAGCTTCCCGAGGAGCTGTACGCCGGCATGACGGACCACGGCGTGATCCGCGACCGGACCGCCGAATTCAACTGGACCATCTGGGAGCACCTGAAGTGGCTGTGCCGGTTTGTGCAGAACGTGGCGCAGCGGCCGGCAAGCGTGGTGCAGGCGGCCATCAAGGACCCCGTGCAGTTCCACCGCCTCGCTGCATCAACTCCCGACGATCAGCCCGCCATCCGCCGCAGCATTGAGTTCCTGGCCTGGCCCAGCTACTTCGAGCCGGTGGTGGCGGACGTGGAGCGGCAGGAAATCCGGGACGCGTTCGCGTCGCTGGTGGGCGGGGCCAACGGCGACAGCGAAGAGGACATCACGGCGGACATCCACCGCATCCGGCTGCACCTGGACGAGCAGGCGGGCCAGCGCACGGACTGGTACTCCCGCCAGCTGGTCAGCCAGTGGCGCAAAGTGGGCGACCCCGGCCGGCGGGCCTGGCTGCTCCGCACGCACAGCGACCACGCCGAGCTGCTCACGGCCTGGCACGGCGAGGAAAAGGTGACCCTCGACGTCGAACATCTCCGGCACCTGGACCCCGGCGTCACCGCCGGCCTGGTCCAGCACGCCGTGGACGAGGACTACAAACACCTTGGCTACGTGGAACGCGAGGACACCAAGACTGCGGTGTTTGCCTTCCTGACCGTCATGAAACCGGGTGATTTGGTGCTCTACCAGCACGCCGGAACTGTCCGGCTGGGCGGCGTGCTGGGGGAGCCCGAGTACAACGACGACAACCGCCGGCTGCGGCGCAAGGTGCGCTGGTTCGACGACGGGCACACCACCACCAGCCTTCCCCGGCACGTCCAGCGCCAGCTCGCCACCCCCGGCATCGTGGTGGACGTGACCCGGGTGGTCCAGGCGCTGCAGGCGCTGCTGCCTGCCGAGGCGGAAACCGAGCCCGACGGCGACGCTGACGGTGCCGCCGTCGTCCAGCCTGTCCAGGAGGGCTTCCGCCCGCTAACGCAGGAATTCGCGGCGTCGCTGCACATGGAGCTGGAACCGCTCCAGGAGATCGCGGACCTGCTGGAGGAGAACCGCCAGCTGGTCCTCTACGGCCCTCCGGGCACCGGCAAGACCTACCTGGCCAAGCACCTCGCCGCCGAGCTGGCTGACGACACCACCGACGAGCGCGTCAAGCTGGTCCAGTTCCACCCGTCCTATGCCTACGAGGACTTCTTCGAGGGCTACCGGCCGGACAAGACGGACGAGGGCCAGGTGTCCTTCAAGCTGGTGGCTGGCCCGCTGCGCCGCCTGGCCGAGGAAGCCGCCAAGCCCGGGAACGAGAAGAAGCCGTACTTCCTGATCATCGATGAGATGAACCGCGCCAACCTGGCCAAGGTGTTCGGCGAGCTGTACTTCCTGCTGGAATACCGCGACGACCGGATCTACCTGCAGTACAGCCCCAACGAACCGTTCACGCTGCCGGACAACCTCTACATCATCGGCACCATGAACACTGCGGACCGCTCCATCGCCATGATGGACGCAGCCATCCGCCGCCGGTTCTCCTTCATTGAGCTGCACCCGCAGACCGAGCCGGTCAAGGGCTCCCTGCTCCGGTTCCTGCAGGCCCGGCAGCTGGACACCACCCCGGCGCTGCTGCTGGATGCGCTGAACGGTGCCATCGACGAGTGGGATCGGGACCTGATGATCGGGCCGTCCTACTTCATGAAGCCGGCGGCCCAAACCCCGGCCGGGCTCCGCCGGATCTGGAAGTATGAGCTGATGCCGCTGCTGGAGGAGCACTACCACGGCCAGCTCACGCGGGCGCAGCTGGAGGAGCGCTTCGGGCTGGACCAGCTGCTGGGACGCGTTGCAGCGCGCTGA